A stretch of the Nicotiana tabacum cultivar K326 chromosome 6, ASM71507v2, whole genome shotgun sequence genome encodes the following:
- the LOC107770472 gene encoding F-box/LRR-repeat protein At3g48880-like isoform X2, with translation MEEGDSAVRRWEDLDNDILVKILQSFDLFELTSGLAQVCSSWRLACSDQLLWKTLDLSVIKSNFIKIPLEPYVYVDCQSDKTLTRLLRIALNLSRGNILTLIFHYNLYVSDDQLTYTAERCPRLKRLVMPAWNRIKKTGICRAIRIWEDLESLTMPSIANPPYVMEEIARNCKNFAELKIMGPCDILFASTLVAFLPNLKVLSVRCTVLSKGALVIILEGLKKLEVLNISHCLITEVPPSSPRKVLTKLDESILEKASRLRKFLTCMSDSCIMCQRTRNDEGLMRWYKYEEDLWKVDEVRSLAI, from the exons ATGGAAGAAGGAGATTCTGCTGTAAGGAGATGGGAGGACCTTGATAACGATATCTTGGTGAAGATATTGCAGTCCTTTGACCTGTTTGAGTTGACTTCTGGACTTGCTCAAGTTTGTAGTTCGTGGCGATTAGCTTGCTCTGATCAACTTCTCTGGAAAACGCTGGACTTGTCTGTAATAAaatcaaatttcatcaaaatcccgtTAGAGCCGTACGTATATGTGGACTGTCAGTCTGATAAAACATTAACCCGCCTCCTGAGGATTGCTTTGAACCTCAGTCGTGGAAACATACTAACGTTAATCTTCCATTACAATCTGTATGTCAGCGACGATCAGTTGACTTATACTGCCGAGAG GTGTCCGCGGCTTAAACGTCTAGTTATGCCTGCTTGGAACAGAATAAAAAAGACAGGAATATGCAGGGCTATTCGTATTTGGGAAGATCTTGAATCACTGACAATGCCTAGCATAGCAAATCCACCATACGTCATGGAGGAAATTGCAAGGAATTGCAAAAATTTTGCTGAGCTCAAGATTATGGGGCCATGTGATATTCTCTTTGCATCTACACTGGTAGCATTTCTTCCAAACTTGAAAGTACTGAGTGTGCGGTGCACAGTGCTATCTAAAGGCGCCTTAGTTATTATCTTGGAGGGCTTAAAAAAGTTGGAAGTGCTCAACATATCCCATTGCCTAATCACTGAAGTCCCTCCATCTTCACCAAGAAAAGTTCTGACCAAGCTTGATGAATCAATTCTTGAAAAAGCCTCAAGGTTACGCAAATTCCTGACTTGCATGAGTGATTCGTGCATCATGTGTCAGCGCACTCGAAACGATGAAGGACTGATGAGGTGGTATAAATATGAAGAAGACCTCTGGAAAGTGGATGAGGTGAGATCTCTTGCAATTTGA
- the LOC107770471 gene encoding membrane steroid-binding protein 1, whose amino-acid sequence MALELWENLKDSITAYTGLSPTTFFTAVALALAFYYVVSELFGSTDHGHQQRSRNFEEQVQPLPPPVQLGEISEKELKEYDGSDSKKPLLMAIKGQIYDVSQSRMFYGPGGPYALFAGKDASRALAKMSFEEKDLTGDISGLGPFELEALQDWEYKFMSKYVKVGTVKQTVPVSDGAANGESVESTDREAQPILEGVASESAKPSEDGPSESVAETVDKSDDDAEKKD is encoded by the exons ATGGCCCTAGAGTTATGGGAAAACTTGAAAGACTCCATCACAGCTTACACAGGTCTCTCACCTACAACATTTTTTACAGCGGTTGCTTTAGCACTTGCTTTTTACTATGTTGTCTCGGAATTGTTTGGTTCAACTGATCATGGTCACCAGCAGAGGTCTAGAAATTTTGAGGAACAGGTGCAGCCTCTGCCACCTCCAGTTCAGCTTGGAGAGATTAGTgaaaaggagttgaaggagtatgATGGGTCTGATTCAAAGAAGCCTTTGTTGATGGCTATTAAGGGTCAGATCTATGATGTTTCTCAGAGCAG AATGTTCTATGGACCTGGAGGACCTTATGCACTTTTTGCTGGAAAGGATGCTAGTAGAGCTCTCGCCAAGATGTCCTTCGAGGAAAAAGATCTCACCGGTGATATCTCTGGCCTTGGTCCATTTGAGCTTGAGGCCTTGCAAGATTGGGAGTATAAATTCATGAGCAAGTATGTCAAAGTTGGGACTGTCAAGCAGACAGTGCCAGTAAGTGACGGTGCAGCTAATGGTGAATCAGTTGAGTCAACTGATCGTGAAGCTCAGCCAATCTTAGAAggtgttgcatcagagagcgcaaaGCCATCAGAAGATGGTCCATCCGAAAGTGTTGCTGAAACTGTGGACAAGTCTGACGATGATGCTGAAAAGAAGGATTAA
- the LOC107770472 gene encoding F-box/LRR-repeat protein At3g48880-like isoform X1: MTCQLVFPCDVEAFVMEEGDSAVRRWEDLDNDILVKILQSFDLFELTSGLAQVCSSWRLACSDQLLWKTLDLSVIKSNFIKIPLEPYVYVDCQSDKTLTRLLRIALNLSRGNILTLIFHYNLYVSDDQLTYTAERCPRLKRLVMPAWNRIKKTGICRAIRIWEDLESLTMPSIANPPYVMEEIARNCKNFAELKIMGPCDILFASTLVAFLPNLKVLSVRCTVLSKGALVIILEGLKKLEVLNISHCLITEVPPSSPRKVLTKLDESILEKASRLRKFLTCMSDSCIMCQRTRNDEGLMRWYKYEEDLWKVDEVRSLAI; encoded by the exons ATGACTTGTCAACTG GTGTTTCCATGCGACGTTGAAGCTTTTGTGATGGAAGAAGGAGATTCTGCTGTAAGGAGATGGGAGGACCTTGATAACGATATCTTGGTGAAGATATTGCAGTCCTTTGACCTGTTTGAGTTGACTTCTGGACTTGCTCAAGTTTGTAGTTCGTGGCGATTAGCTTGCTCTGATCAACTTCTCTGGAAAACGCTGGACTTGTCTGTAATAAaatcaaatttcatcaaaatcccgtTAGAGCCGTACGTATATGTGGACTGTCAGTCTGATAAAACATTAACCCGCCTCCTGAGGATTGCTTTGAACCTCAGTCGTGGAAACATACTAACGTTAATCTTCCATTACAATCTGTATGTCAGCGACGATCAGTTGACTTATACTGCCGAGAG GTGTCCGCGGCTTAAACGTCTAGTTATGCCTGCTTGGAACAGAATAAAAAAGACAGGAATATGCAGGGCTATTCGTATTTGGGAAGATCTTGAATCACTGACAATGCCTAGCATAGCAAATCCACCATACGTCATGGAGGAAATTGCAAGGAATTGCAAAAATTTTGCTGAGCTCAAGATTATGGGGCCATGTGATATTCTCTTTGCATCTACACTGGTAGCATTTCTTCCAAACTTGAAAGTACTGAGTGTGCGGTGCACAGTGCTATCTAAAGGCGCCTTAGTTATTATCTTGGAGGGCTTAAAAAAGTTGGAAGTGCTCAACATATCCCATTGCCTAATCACTGAAGTCCCTCCATCTTCACCAAGAAAAGTTCTGACCAAGCTTGATGAATCAATTCTTGAAAAAGCCTCAAGGTTACGCAAATTCCTGACTTGCATGAGTGATTCGTGCATCATGTGTCAGCGCACTCGAAACGATGAAGGACTGATGAGGTGGTATAAATATGAAGAAGACCTCTGGAAAGTGGATGAGGTGAGATCTCTTGCAATTTGA